From one Anguilla rostrata isolate EN2019 chromosome 12, ASM1855537v3, whole genome shotgun sequence genomic stretch:
- the LOC135236634 gene encoding olfactory receptor 11A1-like has product MGNSTEILFFLQGLHETVSSKHTYFILILLVYLFTLLANLTLIVTIILERTLHEPMLVFVCNLCVNGILGASLFYPKILVDLSSDMSVTSYKACLGQIFVLYSYVYCEYTTLAIMAYDRYIAICKPLNYHSIITPRKVMKLLVFTWLSSICESAGVAALVARLPLCGFNIEKIYCTAWAVVKLSCVDTTINNIYGYILMFYHSCQSVLVVISYIYIVRACVRSPKERSKFMQTCLPHLISLSNFFIALGFDLFNTRYGSTSRMQALRNFMSLDYLIVPPLLNPLIYGLRLNQIRRRIFRVCIQKTHALK; this is encoded by the coding sequence ATGGGGAACTCAactgaaatattgttttttctACAAGGACTGCATGAGACGGTgtcaagcaaacacacatacttcaTCCTGATTCTTCTTGTTTACCTTTTTACTCTTTTAGCGAACCTGACTTTGATTGTGACAATTATTTTGGAGAGAACGCTCCATGAGCCCATGCTTGTATTCGTGTGTaacttgtgtgtaaatggtaTACTTGGTGCCTCTTTATTTTATCCTAAAATATTGGTGGACCTCTCATCTGACATGAGTGTTACTTCGTATAAAGCCTGTCTGGGTCAAATTTTTGTATTATACAGCTACGTATACTGCGAATATACTACGTTAGCAATTATGGCTTATGACAGGTATATCGCGATATGCAAGCCGCTCAATTACCACTCCATCATCACGCCTCGGAAGGTGATGAAATTGCTTGTTTTTACCTGGCTTTCATCCATCTGTGAATCTGCTGGTGTGGCGGCCCTGGTAGCCAGGCTGCCCCTCTGTGGATTCAACATCGAAAAGATTTACTGCACAGCCTGGGCCGTGGTAAAGCTGTCATGCGTGGACACCACTATCAACAACATATACGGGTACATTCTCATGTTTTATCACAGTTGCCAATCAGTGCTGGTTGTGATTTCCTATATTTATATCGTCAGAGCATGTGTGCGATCGCCGAAAGAACGAAGTAAGTTCATGCAGACCTGTTTGCCCCATTTAATATCACTGTCCAACTTCTTCATCGCACTCGGTTTTGACCTCTTTAACACTCGTTATGGTTCCACCAGCCGTATGCAGGCTCTCCGCAATTTCATGTCCCTGGACTACCTCATTGTTCCACCGCTCCTAAATCCCCTCATTTATGGCCTGAGACTCAACCAGATCCGCCGGAGAATCTTTAGAGTTTGCATCCAGAAAACACATGCTCTGAAATAA
- the LOC135236782 gene encoding olfactory receptor 52J3-like: MENSTKILFVLQGLNETISGKHTYFAVTQLVYLFTILVNLTLIVTIILEKTLHEPMLIFLCNLCVNGICGASTFYPKILVDLSSELSVTSYGACLAQIFVLYSYVFCEFTTLAVMAYDRYVAICKPLNYHSIITPQKIVKLLLFTWLLSICESVIVVALIARLPLCGYKIEKIYCTAWAVVKLSCVDTIINNVYGTILSAFHVAQVVTILISYVNIIKVSVRSPEDRSKFMQTCLPHLIALSTFTIAFLFDLMYARYGHTDRLHALRSIMSLEYLLIPPLLNPLIYGLRLNQVRRRIFRISTHKIHALK; the protein is encoded by the coding sequence ATGGAGAATTCAACTAAAATACTGTTTGTTCTACAAGGACTGAATGAGACAATAtcaggcaaacacacatactttgCTGTTACTCAACTTGTTTACCTTTTTACAATTTTAGTGAACCTGACTTTGATTGTGACTATTATTTTGGAGAAAACGCTCCATGAGCCCATGCTTATATTTCTCTGTAACTTGTGTGTAAATGGAATATGCGGTGCCTCTACATTTTATCCAAAAATATTGGTGGACCTTTCATCTGAATTGAGTGTTACTTCGTATGGAGCTTGTCTGGcccaaatatttgtattatacaGCTATGTATTCTGTGAGTTCACTACATTAGCAGTGATGGCTTATGACAGGTATGTTGCGATATGCAAGCCGCTCAATTACCACTCCATCATCACGCCTCAGAAGATTGTGAAATTGCTGCTGTTTACCTGGCTTTTATCCATCTGTGAATCAGTTATTGTGGTGGCCCTTATAGCCAGACTACCCCTCTGTGGATACAAAATTGAAAAGATTTACTGCACAGCTTGGGCAGTGGTGAAGCTGTCATGTGTGGATACTATTATCAACAATGTATATGGGACCATTCTCTCGGCTTTTCACGTTGCACAGGTAGTGACGATCTTGATTTCCTATGTTAATATCATAAAAGTCTCTGTGCGATCTCCTGAAGATCGGAGTAAGTTCATGCAGACCTGTTTGCCCCATTTAATTGCATTGAGTACCTTTACGATCGCATTCCTTTTTGACCTCATGTACGCTCGCTACGGTCACACCGACCGTCTGCACGCACTTCGTAGTATCATGTCCCTGGAGTACCTCCTTATTCCACCGCTCCTAAATCCCCTAATCTATGGCCTGAGACTGAACCAGGTCCGCCGGAGAATCTTTAGAATTTCCACCCATAAAATACATGCTCTGAAATGA